The following proteins are encoded in a genomic region of Paenibacillus antri:
- the bglB gene encoding beta-galactosidase BglB: MSAPLQLQVADVQERIDRIVHQLQHLKSDRNEDGIPIGIISMENWEWPQGVALFSLYLYYKESGKPELLDFLTSWFDRHLAAGTVPEKNINTMCPMLTLSFLVEETGREDFRELCLEWLDYAMNELPRTEEGGFQHIVSGRTNEGELWDDTLYMTVLFTARMGVLLGRDDCVQESVRQFLVHLKYLTDPVTGLFFHGWSFADKSYYAGALWGRGNAWYTAGLVDYLDIVDLPLGVKQFLLGSLERQAKTLSALQADSGLWHTLLTDPTTYEETSATAAFAYGILKAVRLGYLPEIYAAVGWKAAQGVMGQIDENGTVQGVSYGTGLGRDLDYYRGIPVCPMPYGQSMTLLMLVECLKHRS; encoded by the coding sequence ATGAGCGCGCCCTTGCAGCTCCAAGTCGCGGACGTACAAGAGCGGATCGATAGAATCGTCCATCAGCTGCAGCATCTGAAGTCGGACCGGAACGAAGACGGGATCCCGATCGGCATCATCTCCATGGAGAACTGGGAGTGGCCGCAGGGGGTCGCCCTGTTCTCGCTATACTTGTACTACAAAGAAAGCGGCAAGCCCGAGCTGCTCGACTTCTTGACCTCCTGGTTCGACCGCCATCTGGCGGCCGGGACGGTGCCGGAGAAGAACATCAATACGATGTGTCCGATGCTGACGCTGAGCTTTCTCGTCGAGGAGACGGGGCGGGAGGATTTCCGGGAGCTCTGCCTGGAGTGGCTCGATTACGCGATGAACGAGCTGCCCCGCACGGAGGAAGGCGGCTTCCAGCACATCGTCTCGGGGCGGACGAACGAAGGAGAGCTGTGGGACGATACGCTGTACATGACCGTGCTGTTCACGGCGCGTATGGGGGTGCTGCTCGGCCGCGACGATTGCGTGCAGGAGAGCGTTCGCCAATTTCTCGTCCATCTGAAATATTTGACCGATCCGGTGACGGGGCTGTTCTTCCACGGCTGGTCGTTCGCGGACAAGAGCTACTACGCCGGGGCGCTCTGGGGCCGCGGCAACGCTTGGTATACGGCGGGCTTGGTCGATTACCTCGACATCGTCGATCTGCCGCTCGGCGTCAAGCAGTTCCTGCTCGGCTCGCTCGAGCGGCAGGCGAAGACGCTATCGGCGCTTCAAGCGGACAGCGGACTGTGGCATACGCTGCTGACGGACCCGACTACGTACGAGGAGACGTCCGCGACGGCAGCCTTCGCGTATGGAATCCTAAAGGCGGTGCGCCTCGGCTACTTGCCGGAGATCTACGCCGCCGTCGGCTGGAAGGCGGCGCAAGGCGTCATGGGCCAAATCGATGAGAACGGCACCGTGCAAGGCGTCTCCTATGGCACCGGCCTTGGCCGCGACCTCGACTATTACCGCGGCATCCCGGTCTGCCCGATGCCGTACGGCCAGTCGATGACGCTGCTGATGCTCGTCGAATGCTTGAAGCATCGTTCATGA